GTCTTTGAATGAAAATTCAGtagaaattattatttgttgatttttaataGGAACTGGAAATAAAGAAGATGGCTAAGACTGGTAACAAGGAAGCCTGTAAAGTTCTAGCAAAACAGCTTGTACAATTGCGGAAACAGAAAAATCGAACATATGCTGTTAGCTCTAAAGTCACTTCTATGTCAACTCAAACAAAGGTCATGAACTCTCAGATGAAGATGGCAGGAGCTATGTCAACTACAGCAAAAGTAAGGTGCTATAAGACattcttttacattaaaatgcagTATATGCTTACAAAAAGTTAACTTGTGTTATTTTGCTTACAGCAATTGAAGGAAAGCAATTGAATAAAGTGTATTGCTTAATAACCTGACCAGTATTGAGGATATAATAGGGAAATGTAATTTGATTCATATTATCAATTTTTTGAATAGTCAATTCTGCCAGTTAGTGTCTAAGCAAGCATATTTTCTTGGGCTAGACATCTGTCAAATGTTTACATGATAAAAACCAATTCTATACCAGTGGAAGAACTTTGTtagtagattaaaaaataaaaataaaaaattaacaaacaaaccatgCCATTACAGTATCTTGCTTGTATGTCACGTTGTAAGCAGTTTTTATTGGGAAAAAGTGGGGCACGCTTCAGATAGAAATCAAAGCAGTGTGTCACAGTAGCTGTGTAGTTTATGTGACGAGTAGGTTATTACTTCGCATCttacatttctgcagaaatttaaTCTGGAATTCCCTGTCATTCTCACTCTCCATGCTCTAGGGATCCAGTATTACGTTGTTTTCTCGCAAATCTTGGTTCATAAAAGGCCTTGAAAAATCTCAGTTATCCTAGTCGTGAACTTTTTCCAATTTCTGCAAACTGACAAATAGGGAGCTTCCTTTTGGTAATCAGGATTGTTCAGCTCAAGGTGCAGGAAATAGAATTAGCACACATAATTGTAGACAAATACTACTTTTATAGAGTCCAAGATAAATCCAGTTATGTGGCAGTTAAACCtaaaaaaacagcacaatttAATGCAGAAAGTAATTATGGCTTTCTAAAAAAGGTATTTAGAAGCATTATTTTGGCAAGTATCAACCTCTTAGTGAGACAGAGTTGTAGCTCTGCAACAAGCTTTCTATTTACCAGGACTAACCCACAAAGGGTTGGCTTGTCTGACCACACAACCTGTCAAGTTAAACAGTTTACTCAACAGTCTGTAACAGTCTTAAATATGAATAATTTGatcttgctttttaattattacattGTCCATGAGATATCTTGGATTAAGTTTCTCAAAACCAAGGTATTACAAAGCTAATTATTAAGATGTAGtcagttaaaatatttgaaaaaatattccaagcaGCATCTAGAAAGGTGATGGTTTTTGAAACACAGCAGATACTTCTATGGACAAATTTGTGTAACATTATCAGAAggtattaaattattttggtcACTTTTAAAGTGAACATCTTTGCTTCATCCACCCAGGAAGgttgaaaaagaaagtatttagTAGTGCATTTTGAAGCTTATAAATTGTTCTCAATCTCATAACCATTAGTGAATGCAAACAGTTGCCTCAACATGTAAGACAAATACGTGGAATGtgaagctttcaaaatattattcaaataCTTTTTAGCATGTATGGCATTAATTCTGGACATAGATGACTACTCACTGGACTTTAATCATGCATCTGACCTATATTTGCTGAAGATATATAAATGATATTTCAATTTAGTGCAAATAGTTTTGATACTCATCTATAACTGGAGTTGAAGAATTCTAACAAGCTAACATCCTCAAAGTCCAGAACAAATTTTTCAATTCATATAATATGAATATGAACATAACCTTTGAAATTCATATAACATGTGAAGCATAGTACATGATcactttaaacaaaatcagaaatgaaggcagaagTGCTTGTATGAAGCCAGTAGTAGCTGTATAGGTTAATCAAAAGAGTTGCTATCAAGTCAACTCTTTTATCTTCTTAAATATAGCTAGACTTTCCATTTAAACTGCTCAcatctatatttatatttagacATCTCATGAGATGTAGTAGCTTGCTTcttagaaaggaagaaagctgcAAAGGCAGTGCTGCATACTTATATTAAAACAGACGAAGTTCATTACACCATCACAGAAAGTCGTCTACCCAGTGCAAAGGTTTACCATAAGCTGCGTACTTCCTGAGCGTTTTAATATTCACTTTTCAggtaaaagtaaattttttccatgaagaagTAACATAGAGAAACAATTGCAATTTAACGTCTGACCTCTAGTGGTGGTTGAAATAAATGTACCATACTGAATAAAAAACCTGCAGCCATTTACCTCTGTAAAATGTATAGACTGCAACTAAGGAAAtgttttcccattcttttcATTAAGATTAGGCAGATTTTTCCTAATACACAGCTAGGAGAAGGGGTGTGGTAGGTTAGCAGACAACATTATTTCTTACTGAGTACAGACTGTTTATTGATCTTCTGTGTATCTATAGTTCTCTCGGGACATAAAAAGACTAGGAAAGTGAAATTTGGACTGAAGGGTATTTTCTATTAGAGAAGTCTTATTCCTTCTTAATGCATGTATTGGCCGTTATTAATGTCTCACTGTGTAAttgaggtgattttttttttcaatttcattagACAATGCAAGCAGTTAATAAGAAAATGGATCCACAGAAAACACTACAAACTATGCAAaatttccagaaggaaaatatgaagaTGGAAATGACTGAAGAAATGAGTAAGTGCTGGGAACACCTAGCAGCATGCCATAGTATTCTTGAAGGGGTAGAACCAGTCTAGGAACAGGGTTTGAGACCACTTCAAAACCTTGTTGGCATAACTAATAGGAGAATGTGAAAAATTGCCCTTTCCATATCTGATTGTTCTGTATGTGCCTTTTGTTCTGGGATTGGACACTTAAAAATGTTGAGTTTAACAGAGATTATTGATCATCTCAGCTTTATATACATGGTGGTATGGGATGCGTTTGTCTCCTTTTTGATTTTAAGCCACAAACTTACTTTTGGGGTGTGATATGGAAAAGGAGTTTCTTTCAGTGTCAATCCACTGCCAACTAAATAGTACAGAACTTCCCAGTGTTGTGAGCACAGCTTGCATCCTATCCTAACCCCTGCCACTGTGTTGGCCCTAGTAGGTAGCATGGACTCAAAACAGGATTGTTGAGCAGGATGTCAACATCTCTACTGCTCAGAATTGTATTGTTGCAATTCAGAAAATAGGTCAGTAACAATTTTGCgatttgttttgaagaagaaaGGGCTTTTTTAATGGAACTGTAGATgatatttctgagaaatgttaaaatctAGTGGAGGGAAAATAGAGCAACTGAACtattttggagaaaacaaacatttttataaaagcagtCATGCCTTACCCTGTTGTCCCTTCAGTTGTACTCACAGGCTTTGCACAGCAGAGGTAAGAATACCTCTCCAATATAAAGATGCTTTCTGCTGATATCTTATCTAGTGGTATTATTACTTCATTTTGGGAGAGTTGAAAGATGACACTAGGTTATTTTTGTCATCTCATCTTTGCATAACGcaatgtgttggttttgtttttttctttgaagttaatGATACTCTGGATGATATCTTTGATGCTTctgatgaagaggaagaaagccaGGATATTGTTAACCAGGTGCTTGATGAGATCGGAATTGAAATCTCTGGAAAGGTATGGATGGTTTTGCTCAGCTCACATATTTCTTCCCCTTCATTCCTGCTTtttgtcgttttttttttcccccaaagagtTTATTCTAacatcctttattttaaagtcctGTTCTGGAAGTCAGGTTGTcataaaatgtattcttttgACTAAAGAAAATTTCTGTCTCCTAGATGGCCAAAGCTCCATCAGCTGCCAGAGGCTTACCGTCTGCATCAACATCAAAAGCTTCTACCATATCAGATGAAGAGATCGAACGGCAGCTCAAAGCGTTGGGAGTTGATTAGCTTGATGGCAATAGTCTGCCTTCTAATTATTCAGCTGAAGACAGATGTAAAAAGTGCAAATACTCTTTCAATGCAACCAATGCCTAGGAAAACTCTGAAGCTTCAGAAATGACAACTTGAAGTTGGTActagggagggagaaggggagaataCTTTGAATCAATTGATAGGGAGAAGTACACTTGCTGCGACCAGTGCATGCCATCTTTTTGAGCACTGGATTGAATAGGGATGTAGTTCTAATGATAAATTTATACCTGATCTGAATCTGACCTCTGTTGAATTCAAAGTTTTCTTCTATCTCAGTTCCTTTTCTATCTTTAGAATTGGCAATTCTGTGGCTGGTGGTGGTGTCTCCTAGGACAGCACCTGTATAATATATATCCTTTTTATAAAACTATCACTATAGAAAAAAATTTAGTCTGACATCTTGGCACAAATGAAACTTCACCTTTGCTCTTagatgaaaactgttttgttttgatgagaAATAGCCTTGGACATCCAGAACATttaggcagaaagaaaaagcagtttatgcatttctttcagGTTTGTGAAGTAACTTTGAGTTGATTAAAAATAGCTGATTGTTCTTTTTACCGAAGGGGAAGGATACAGTCCTTGTGCAGTTAATTTTACTGGAAAAGGATTTATGTTAGTGAACTTCGTTCCATGAAAGGCACTGATTGAACTCAATTGTACTGTAAAATAGCTAGTTTCAACAGAATTGCTGTGCCTTTATGTATATAAATCTTGTactcttgtgatttttttccaaatgagtCTTTGAAAGGAGAGTAAACTGTAAGAAAGATAGTTTCCACAAAACACTATGGTGTGAGCTCTGTGTACACTTGATAAGACTCAGTGAAGTTTAGAAATGCACTTGTTCAGAAATGCTACTTGCGCATTTGCAAAAAGGACATTTGCCTGAaacatttgtatatattttacagtatttcataATGGGAGATAACTGTGCATAATGGAATTGTTTACTAAGATGCAGTTGAGCACATTGATAAGCTAAATCTAAATTTTAGTTAGAAAAATTTTGGATGATACATGATAATTACTTGTCTAAACACTATAATAAAAGTGTTCTGGTTCCATGAAGGCTTTTCTATGGTCTCTGAGCTGCATCAGCATGAGTCCGGCTTTAGGTGGAATACATTTGGCTACCAAAATAAGAACTGTTGACATTTTGAACAGATGACAAAGTCTGAGAATGTCGTTCACAGTTATGACTTCCCAGATTGTATAAAGTTCCTCAGCCCTTACTCTGATGTAGATTACTTTTCCTAAGTTGCGCTGATTTACTGGGGCTGTTCATtgaacagaaacaacaaaatcattgtggttataaagaaaaaagtaaaatacctCCTAAGATTAAAACCAGAATAACTTTGGGGTACAAATTTCATAAAAAGACTTTGCTGCTAGGAAAAGTGTAGCAAGAAACCATAACCTCTATGAATCTACTGTTGTCACATCATCTGCTTTAGGGTTAAAAtcaccagagaaagaaaaaacaggtgAACCTTCATCTGTTTTTTGACATAGAAATTGAGGTGTTCTTTCTCTTTGGAGGAATTAAGGGACATACTATTAATCTGTGAGGTAGTGGGTAGGAATGTGTAAGtttatatattgcatatatCTCTGATATGaggtgaatttttttttcaatttattttgtaaaaatctaataaaaggCTTTTTACTCCACAGTGATTCTGTCCTCTGTAAGGTTAGTCTTACACATCAATCTCTTGGTGGGCTTTCTTTGGACTTCTGTTAGATCTGTTATGGGTCTTGCTGATGACCTCTTAGCTTCCATAAGAAGCTTTCCATAATTCCATAAGAATTTTGATACCGTTGCTGCTTTTGGTTGTGGGGAGTTTGAAACAGTTCTGCTCTTCAGGCTGTACAGCTACAAGAGCAAAAACTTTGATGGTGTATCAGCTCTGTTCCCTTACACCgtatttctcctttccttgcctttcagTGTTAAAATCCGAGCTTAAAGCCACAAAGACAGCAGCTAAGTTCAGAACATTTGACCAACCtggaattttaattattatactgtgactttttttttcctaatagttCCATTTCCTAAATATAAGCTGGCTTTTGACCCAAGCTATAAAGGACCATAATATTTGCTGAAGTTGCCTGTGGGCCTTTGACTCAACATTAAGCATAGCTTTTGATTAAGTTTGCAATTCCTTTTCACTTGAAAAGGAGTGACTACTCTTAGGCATTGAAGAAGAAACCATAAAGTGAAATTAGTTAGGTATAAAACGTTACTGATTGTATTTTGATTGAACATCAAGGCTTGTGTCCTTTCTAACTGTATTTTATACTTTCAGTGGCTGTTAAAATTGGACTTAATTCTGTGATGAGCTCTTTCCTCTGTCTGTAGGGtctttgaagaagaagaataaaggCATTACCATTTGGTGTCAGTAAGATTGCTTATGTAGAATCATTGATAAGATCTATCCAGTGTTTCTGGAAAGTTATCTTAAATTCTGCAGCCCTACTCTGTGTCTTTCTGCTATCTTTCAGTAGCAGATTGAGAAGTGTTGTAAGTTTGTAGGCTTGCTTATAGTTATCTCAAGTATAGGTAAGTATTTTGTAGCTCTCTATAACCAAATTACACCCCCTACAAAGAAACacattccttttaaattattcttagtggactaaaaaacaacaataaaaagtcCTCAAACTCCTTTATCTTTGCTGACGCTTTAACAGCAACTGCAAGTCATCTATCCAAGAACACCACCATGATTGCTTGATGCACCTAAGAATGTCTGTTCTGAGACATTGACAGACCAAAGTCCATCTCACCCAGAATCCTACTCCACTAGtgcctgcaggcagtgcccaaGAAAACATGAGAATAAGATAAACACAGATGACCCTTAATATCTCTTAGCctctaacttttattttaatttagggTACTCCTAGAGCCATGCATAGTTTCACTGTATATGACAGCTTAGACTggctttctcttctgtgaacTTGGCCATATAAATAAACCGCTGGCACCCACACTTTGTGGTAGAGGATTTCCACAATGTAGTCCCCACAACATTAAGAACCaccacttttctcttttttttcttttttttttttctcccttcagttTACTTCTAGTTTCACGCGTTGATTCTCAGTTCTTAGATTACAAAGGATGGTGAATAACTGTCTCCATCCACCCTTTCGGAACAGCTCATAATTCAATAGACCTCTACAATATTAAATGCACACATATTACATCTAGAAGAGAGAGAGTCCTAGCTTAATTAGTTATTCCAGTTACCTTTGGTCATCAGCTTTTCCTGTACTGGGACCCTTTCTAGGTCTGTTGTATCCTTCAAACAAGGGTGACAGAGTACATAGCACTTAGGAGACAGGTGAACCACATATTTACATATTAGTATAATGCCTTGTTTTGTCCTCTGTTCTAGTTTTAATGCTACCTAAAGTTACCATAGGAAAAgtaagagcaagaaaaaaagaaaagaaaaatagtgcaGCCCATGTTTGTCAAACAGCCACCTAACCTTACTTGCAGGCTTGTAAAGCTAACCCTCAGAAGTCTTATCTAGGTTTTTTCTCCCAATCAAGAGTGATGATGGCAATTATCTAGTGAGTAAGTTGTTCCtagagaaaacactgaattgCTACTTTCTCTAAGTCtaaaagctgcagctgcagcacattAAATtgatttcatccttttttttaaacaattctgcTCTAATTTGTTAGTATTTCCATGGAAACAGCTAGATGTTGTTAGATGGTGGCTGCTTCTTCCATTTAGtctttttgtcattcttttgCAAGAAAATGTCATTATATGTcacctttcattttattttgctatgcTTCTGCAATTAGTCTTCACTTGTGAGACTTTATGGAAAACTAGAAATCACAGTTTTATGGTAAGTCTGTTCTTGAATTAACTTACAGCAtgctaaaacaaacaagtgCATCAGCACAATACACAGCTAAAAAACTACAAACCATTATGTGGAATACCAAATATATAGGAATACTTTatttggggaggaggggaacaTACAGGCTTATATCATTTTTAGGAAGCCTTTTATAATCAACAAAATAActtacaatataaataaaattcatatttgtCTGTAGTTTCAATATACATAACGCTAGGTTACATAACGTCAAAGGTACACAAATGCATGCTATCACCTTCACTGAGTGCCAATCTTCTCAAATGTATTTATCTTTCATCCTTTTGGAAAGCTAATGATCTGTCAATACGCGTGGCTGATAAAGACTAAGGCTCAGTCTTTGCTGTTGTGGGTGAGCTATGCCAGTGATGAGGATTATCTGAAGAGAGAACATAGCATAATTTCTCCCATTTGAATTATTAGACTAGAGGCTACTTCTAAATTAAGGGGTTATAGCAGTGCAATTCAcccataaaaatatattttcttaatccAGAGGCCTAATTTCCATAGCTGAGTATGCTTATGGTCACTGTAATAGGTGTAAGAGACCATTTAATATACAGCAGTATGAGAACACAACTTGCACACACTGCTTTTAAGTGATCTTGAACATTAAAcccctttgctttctgtgggCCTATTATCTAGACATTTTCTAAATCATCAGGtctgttttatggaaaaataaaatttatccGGCCATTACTACTTGCACGTACTCAATTTCAGTCCTGGGAAAAgactaaaatacatatatggTAATAGACTATTTAATAACAATGAGCAGGGCTGATGAGATGGCTTGATAATCTATCCCTGGTGAGTACTAAAGTCCTTAATTTAGTTTCTTAGTGTCTGGCTTTCTGATAGGTGGAGCTCTGGcatggttgtgttttgttttttgttgttattcttttatttttgtctttggttGTTCGTTTTATGTTagtagggatttttttctttcttttttttttttcctccccgtGATTATTTCCCTAGGCTAGGGGAGGACGAGGGATTGTTTTCAATTAGTGGAGTGTAAGAGAGTGGGAACGTACAGTGTAATAAATGCTTTGTGTGGATActtatttcagagagaaaaaaaaaaaaaaacaaaaaacttcttgTTTTTAGCTTAATACATTCTCTCTGGTGTAAGTATGTCCACAAAagatttaatcagaaaaaaaaatacaacgCAGAGAAAGcccaaagtaaaaaataaaaaaataaaaaaaaataaaaatcctctaGTTTTTCCCTCAAGCCACAAAGTCATAAGGTAAGGTAAATTGTTTCCCAATTTTTATAGCTAAACCTATCGAAATCAGACTTTAAGGCACGCAATCCAATAGCAAGAAATACCTTTGATAACtagcataaaaaaaaaggtcttttatAGTTGGTATCTGCTTAAGGCAGTCAAGTGGTACATTAAGTGTTAGGGGCTGTGTTGACACCTTGGTACTGGTAAGCTTATTGTACCATGAATAAAGACAGCATTTATAGCACATCTTTCATGTCTTCACTCTGAACAGACACAAGGAAGTTACCTGAAATGGTTCAGTCAGAGGCGTGCAGCTTCTGTGAGGTGGTACCTGGATTTCAGCCAGTTTTGGAAAGGCAGCTCTTCTGTCCTCACCCGGtgctcctctgcctgccttcctggCTTGCTCACAACTAGTGGCGGTCCCACAAGATCCTGTGGGTATTTTCTATCTTTGGCCATAAGTAGATAGTCaacatcaccaccaccacaagTTTAAGGTCACTTATtcaccttttcctcttcctcgAGGTTctaacttatttt
This genomic window from Cygnus olor isolate bCygOlo1 chromosome 1, bCygOlo1.pri.v2, whole genome shotgun sequence contains:
- the CHMP2B gene encoding charged multivesicular body protein 2b — protein: MASLFKKKTVDDIIKEQNRELRGTQRTITRDRAALEKQEKQLELEIKKMAKTGNKEACKVLAKQLVQLRKQKNRTYAVSSKVTSMSTQTKVMNSQMKMAGAMSTTAKTMQAVNKKMDPQKTLQTMQNFQKENMKMEMTEEMINDTLDDIFDASDEEEESQDIVNQVLDEIGIEISGKMAKAPSAARGLPSASTSKASTISDEEIERQLKALGVD